Within bacterium, the genomic segment AGGCGATCATTGATCGCAGGGTGGTAAAGGCAAAACCTCCGCTCACGATAACGACATTCTTGCCTTCCAGTTCATCTATCGGATAAGGCCTGCCCAGCGGGCCACGAACCCCCATCACATCGCCCACCGACATATTATGCAAATGCGTGGTCACCACCCCTACCTTGTTTATCGTAAAGAGAAGATGCTTACCCTCCGTCGGCGAGGAGGCGATGCCGATGGGTATCTCTCCCTTGCCGGCAATGGAGAGCTCGGCAAACTGGCCAGGCGTATACCTGAAGACCTGCTCATCCGCCTGGTTCAGGAAGACCAGCTTGAACGTCTTCAGGTTCCTGTCCTCGGTCTCGGTGATGATCTCTTCGATTCTGACCGGCTTCGGTATGTATGGGTTATTCATGGTTGAACCTCAATTAAATCAGAATAGTAACTATTCAGCCACAGATTTACACGGATGAAACACTGATTTTTTGTAAGCGTTCAGCCACTAAGGCACAAACTCGATGCTCGATGCTCGATCCTGGATACTGGATCCTTTACCAGCATCGAGGATCGAGCATCGAGGATCGAGCATCGAGCATCCAGCATCATGTGCTGAACGGTTACGCTCTGTGTTTAGCTGTTCATTCTTTTGACTAATTGGCGGACATCTATATTAACCGGACACAACTGGATACACCGTCCGCAGCCAACACAGGCCATCCGGTCAAATTTTTCCTGGAAATACTTAAACTTGTGCATAAACCGCTGTCTGAATCGTTCTTTCTTGGTCGGTCTGGGATTATGGCCGGTGGCATGGACGGTGAAAATGGGAAACATACAGGAGTCCCAATGGCGCATCCGGACACCTTCCGTATCTATCACCTCATCCTGGATGTCAAAGCAATGACAGGTAGGACAACTATAGGTGCAAACACCGCAGGCGATGCATATTTCATAGAAGGCATCCCAGGAGGGATCATCAAAAAGCTCCATCGTGGTTTTGCCCTTAATCTTATCCGTGGCCACACCTGAATCAACCGATTTCACGGCAGCGTCCTTGATTTTGTTGGCCTTATCAATTGAAGCAGAATCAGCCTCTGACAGACCCTTTTTATCTTTCAGCAGGGCCTCGCCCTTATCCGTCAACACCGTGGCCACATATTTATCTCCCACCTCGGTTAGAAGCACATCCAGTCCCTCTGTCGCAAAGGGGCCACCCTTATCAAAAGAGGCACAAAAGCAAGTTAAAAGGGGCTTGTTACAAGCCAGGCCGACTACCGTCGTCTTCTCCCGACGCCGCAGATAATAGGCATCCTCATATGCCTGCCCGCCCTGGTTAAAGACTTTGTCCAGGATAACTAAGCCGGCCGCATCACAGGGCCGGACCGCAAATATCACCTGACCCTGTTCCAGAGGCTCTATATCCTTCATAATGAAGGCCTCTTCTGACTGCCGGTCAGTGGTAAAGGACATCATCTTCTCACATTGGGGGAACAGAGCATCTTTAGGTGACAGTCGTGTATTGGCTGAATCAAGCACGGCTTCCTGGCCGTCAGTAATAGGCTCAAACAGGAGATTACCCCCTTTCATAACAGGGGCAATTACGGCCATTTTACCCGTCAGTTCTGTTAATAAGCCGGCCATATCTTTCTTATCGATTAGCATCTGTTTCATATTACACCTTTTAGTTACACTTTTTCTTTGACAAACATCTATTTACCTGCTATACTTTTAGTAGCCTTTCGGCTATAAAAGGTCAATCAGTCGACTGCTCTGTATTATTTAATAAACCCCTGTGGGTCTTTCTCCGTATACACCCCCAGCGGTGGTATGGCCTCAAGACTCAGGCCGGCCTCATACCCAAAAAGCCCCTTGACTTCTTTCTCCAGCTTTCTGGTTAACTCCCGGACATTGATTCCCACCGGACATGCCCTTTTACAGGCGCCGCAGTCTGTGCAGCGACCGGAACAGTGGTAGGCCCTGAAGATATGGAAGGTCTTCACATCCACCGGATTGGTTGACTTACCACACCACTGGGGTTGGGAATCATCCACAAAGCACTGCTCGCAATAACAGAGCGGACAGGCATTTCGACAGGCATAGCAGCGGATGCAGGTTGAATACATCTCCTCAAAATGCCTCCAGCGCTCATCCGCCGTCATAGCCTCAATCTTTGCCACAGCCGTATCTATATCACCGCCGGCTGTTTCATCAACCTTAGCCCCGATCAGTTCATCAAACACCACTGGATTGCGATGCTGACAACCCTGGCAGTTATCCTGTAGAATATCGCTCAAGGCCACCGTGCTTTCTTTACCCCCAGCCTTAACAACCACCTGCTCACCATCCTCAACCAACTCAACCTCCAGACTTCCCGCCACTCTCATAACCTTTGCCCGGTCAATCATCCCGGTACACGGCACACCAATGATATAAACATTCTCCCTTTTGATCTGGTTCTCCACGACCAGGCCAACAATGCTTCGACTATCGCATCCCTTAGCAATCACCGCCATTTTCTCTGTCCTTTTGGGCAGATAATTAGCCAGATTGACCCCGCAGAAGCGATCCCAATGAAGGCCGGCGGCTTCTGCCTCTGTTCGAACCACGGTGGGAGCACTGATTAGCGGAATAGTCCCAGGCCTGAACCCAACCACCGCCTCAACCTTGTTTTCTGCCAACAGATGGCCGGCTATCTCTCTTATCTTATTAGATATGTCTTGCATCTATGACACCTTCTTATTCAACCGACGAGACGGTCCAATAGCCCTGACCGCTTCCGTCACCTCGCTGATCACTTCAGCGAACCGCTCGCCCTCAGCCGCAGACACCCAAGAGAAGTGGAGCCGGCCTTCTTCTATGCCCATGTAATCCAGCAGGCTTCTGAAAAGGGCAAACTTGCGCCGGGCAAAATAGTTACCTGAAAGATAATGACAATCCCCCGGATGACACCCTGAGACCAGAATGCCGTCCGCTCCTGAACGAAGGGCAG encodes:
- a CDS encoding hydrogenase iron-sulfur subunit, producing the protein MTTEKRELETQRPASGCPEPETGNWQPKIIAFLCNWCSYAGADLAGVSRRQYPPNVRVIRIPCSGRMNPKFILAALRSGADGILVSGCHPGDCHYLSGNYFARRKFALFRSLLDYMGIEEGRLHFSWVSAAEGERFAEVISEVTEAVRAIGPSRRLNKKVS
- a CDS encoding 4Fe-4S ferredoxin, with the protein product MQDISNKIREIAGHLLAENKVEAVVGFRPGTIPLISAPTVVRTEAEAAGLHWDRFCGVNLANYLPKRTEKMAVIAKGCDSRSIVGLVVENQIKRENVYIIGVPCTGMIDRAKVMRVAGSLEVELVEDGEQVVVKAGGKESTVALSDILQDNCQGCQHRNPVVFDELIGAKVDETAGGDIDTAVAKIEAMTADERWRHFEEMYSTCIRCYACRNACPLCYCEQCFVDDSQPQWCGKSTNPVDVKTFHIFRAYHCSGRCTDCGACKRACPVGINVRELTRKLEKEVKGLFGYEAGLSLEAIPPLGVYTEKDPQGFIK
- a CDS encoding 4Fe-4S dicluster domain-containing protein; this translates as MKQMLIDKKDMAGLLTELTGKMAVIAPVMKGGNLLFEPITDGQEAVLDSANTRLSPKDALFPQCEKMMSFTTDRQSEEAFIMKDIEPLEQGQVIFAVRPCDAAGLVILDKVFNQGGQAYEDAYYLRRREKTTVVGLACNKPLLTCFCASFDKGGPFATEGLDVLLTEVGDKYVATVLTDKGEALLKDKKGLSEADSASIDKANKIKDAAVKSVDSGVATDKIKGKTTMELFDDPSWDAFYEICIACGVCTYSCPTCHCFDIQDEVIDTEGVRMRHWDSCMFPIFTVHATGHNPRPTKKERFRQRFMHKFKYFQEKFDRMACVGCGRCIQLCPVNIDVRQLVKRMNS